The following nucleotide sequence is from Pseudomonas sp. RC10.
CGTCGATGTCCTCAAGGTCAAACATATCCTCGTCACCGGCCACTACGGCTGCGGCGGCGTGCGCGCCTCGATGCAGGACCGTCAGTTCGGCCTGATCGACGGCTGGCTGCGGACCATTCGCGATCTGTATTACGAGAACCGTGAGTTGCTGAGCAAGCTGCCGACCGAGGAAGAGCAGGTCGACCGCCTGTGCGAGCTGAACGTGATTCAGCAAGTGGCCAACGTCGGTCACACCAGCATTGTGCAGAACGCTTGGCATCGCGGGCAGAAGCTGTCGATCCACGGCTGCATCTACGGGATCAAGGACGGACGCTGGAAGAGCCTAAACACGACGATCAGCGGTTTTGAGCAGTTGCCGCCGCAGTATCGGTTGCGTCCGTTAGGGGAGTGACTCTTCTGATACAGCGGACCCTGGAATGCGACGAAATGCGTAAGACAGGACCGCTAAATTTGTAGGAGTGAGCTTGCTCTGGGCGGCATCCCGACGATGGCGGTGTGTCAGGCATGAATAGGTGTCGGACAGGTTGCAATCGTCGGGATGCCGCCCAGAGCAAGTTCACTCCTACAGGAGTCAGGCCTGCTTTTTCAGCATCTCGGGCAACGGCTTGCGCAACTGATCCAGCTGTCGACCCACCGATCCGGTCCGGCATTTTGATGCTGCCTGGTCAGGCGTCAGGTTGCGAATCGAGGTGTAGAACAGCTTGCAAGTCTCGACTTTGTTGGTCACCTGCCAGTTGGTCGTGCACTGGCTCAACAGGGCCGCTGCGTCCGAACCCGGTTTCTGCCCCATCCCCGCCTGCCAGCACGCAGCGCTCAAGTCCTGCCCCATGACTTTCAAACCCGCCGCGTCAGCCTTGGCTTCATCGCCGCCATAGTTGCTCTTGTCCGCCGCGTACCAGATGTAGCTCGGGTGGTTGGAGCCGATCACCGATACAGTCTGCCCCGTCGTCGGACTGATCGTCGCCAGGCCCAGCACCGGCACGTTGACGTTGTACTGCGCTTTCAGCCAGTTGCGTACTGGCGCACCGAACGCGACCATCGGCAGCGAGGTGCCCGCCGAACTCTGGCTGACGTCCTTGACCATGGTGGTCTGATAGTCATTGAAATAGCTGTAGACGCCTTCCAGATCGCTGCCTGCATTGGACGGCGCAGCAATTGGGGCGATGTCGATGATGGTCTGATACGCCGGGGTCTGATCCGCTGGAATACCGTTATCGGTCAGCAGTTCGGCCCAGCGGTCAGTGGTCGCCGAGCGCAGGTAATCCTGGGCTTGAGTCAGCGAATAATCGGGCGGGAAATGCAGCAGCTCGACACTTTTGCGATTTTCCAGCGCCATGCCCAGCGGCAGGAACAGGTACCAGTTGTAGGCAAATTTGCCATCCGCGTTGAGTTTGCTCGCGCCGGTGTAAGCCAGATCGCCCGCGTTCAACAGACTTGTTAGTGGCTTGTCATAGCCATCCGGTACGCCGGTGATCTTGGCGTGCAGCTGATCGTTGTCGTTGGTCACGCTGACGTTGGCGGTCGGGTAGCCGTCGCGCTGAACGCTTTGCGTCAGGTAATGCTCGACCGTCTGCTCCAGCGTCCAGTTACGGAAGCAAATGACATTGCAGTTATTGGGGTAGGCGAAGAGGCGGGTGACGCGGTCCTTGCTGCCCAGGCTGACGTCGACGTCTGCGTGGGCGGTCAAGCTGAGAGCGAAAGCGGTGAGTGCAACGCTCAATGCTGCGGTTTTCTTCATGCTCATGT
It contains:
- the can gene encoding carbonate dehydratase codes for the protein MNELQDLIDNNERWAAAIKEEDPEFFAKLARQQTPEYLWIGCSDARVPANEIVGMLPGDLFVHRNVANVVLHTDLNCLSVIQYAVDVLKVKHILVTGHYGCGGVRASMQDRQFGLIDGWLRTIRDLYYENRELLSKLPTEEEQVDRLCELNVIQQVANVGHTSIVQNAWHRGQKLSIHGCIYGIKDGRWKSLNTTISGFEQLPPQYRLRPLGE